Genomic window (Acidobacteriaceae bacterium):
CGCGCTCTCTGAGGAAGCCGCCGCCAAGCTCCAGAAGCTCGACGAGAAGCTCGGCCTCACCCCCTGCCTCATCCTCACCGTCTCCGAGAACGGCTACGGCAAGCGCACCGACGTCGACGCCTACCGCCTCCAGTCGCGCGGCGGCAAGGGC
Coding sequences:
- a CDS encoding DNA gyrase C-terminal beta-propeller domain-containing protein, with product MLVGRRVAAAPALSEEAAAKLQKLDEKLGLTPCLILTVSENGYGKRTDVDAYRLQSRGGKG